Proteins from a genomic interval of Lycium ferocissimum isolate CSIRO_LF1 chromosome 2, AGI_CSIRO_Lferr_CH_V1, whole genome shotgun sequence:
- the LOC132046909 gene encoding protein DA1-related 1 isoform X1 gives MGWLEKIFGGSSHKISGGQYHGGYEGGQYHGGYDGGQYHGGYEDSTIWDGPTTSVDALSDFDKEEIDCAIALSLAEEDQKGKKVIAEEDHKAKKEIAEEDQKAKKVIESEPNLEEDEALAKALQESLNMEPPPPSPPRYDYGSLFPPLSYSFPYGYRVCAGCNAEIGHGRYLSCMGAVWHPECFRCQACNQPISDYEFSMSDNRPYHKSCYKEQHHPKCDVCKNFIPTNSAGLIEYRAHPFWLQKYCPSHENDGTPRCCSCERMEPVDARYLILDDGRKLCLECCDSAIMDTHECQPLYLEIQEFYEGLNMKVEQQIPLLLVERQALNEAMEGEKHGHHHMPETRGLCLSEEQTISTISRRPRIGGYRILDMFTEPYRLIRRCEVTAILILYGLPRLLTGSILAHEMMHAWLRLKGYPSLSPEVEEGICQVLAHMWLDSEIIAGSGSSSTSASSSASSSSSSSPSTSSKKGKRSDFEKKLGDFFKHQIESDTSAAYGDGFREGNKAVLKYGLKTTLDHMRLTGTFPC, from the exons ATGGGCTGGCTTGAAAAGATATTTGGAGGTTCCTCACACAAGATCTCTGGCGGGCAATATCATGGGGGGTATGAGGGTGGGCAATATCACGGGGGCTATGATGGAGGGCAATATCACGGAGGATACGAGGATAGTACAATTTGGGATGGACCAACTACTTCAGTG GATGCATTATCAGATTTTGATAAAGAAGAAATTGATTGTGCCATTGCACTTTCTCTAGCAGAAGAGGATCAGAAAGGGAAAAAAGTAATCG CAGAAGAGGATCATAAAGCGAAAAAAGAAATCG CAGAAGAGGATCAGAAAGCGAAAAAAGTAATCG AGAGTGAACCCAACTTGGAGGAAGACGAGGCGCTCGCCAAGGCCCTTCAGGAAAGTTTGAATATGGAGCCGCCTCCACCATCACCACCTCGATATGATTATGGAAGTCTCTTTCCACCACtctcatactcatttccatatggGTATAG GGTTTGTGCCGGTTGCAATGCTGAAATTGGTCATGGAAGATATTTAAGTTGCATGGGAGCTGTTTGGCATCCAGAGTGTTTCCGTTGTCAAGCTTGCAATCAACCAATTTCTGACTATGAG TTTTCGATGTCAGATAACCGTCCTTACCATAAATCATGCTACAAAGAACAGCATCACCCAAAATGTGATGTTTGCAAGAACTTT ATTCCAACAAATTCGGCTGGTCTAATTGAATATAGGGCTCATCCTTTCTGGCTTCAGAAGTATTGCCCATCACATGAAAATGATGGGACACCTCGTTGTTGCAGTTGTGAGAGAATGGAG CCCGTAGATGCCAGATATCTGATACTTGATGATGGTAGGAAGCTGTGTCTAGAGTGCTGTGACTCTGCGATAATGGACACTCATGAATGTCAACCCCTTTATCTTGAGATACAAGAATTTTATGAAGGTTTAAATATGAAAGTTGAGCAGCAAATTCCTTTGCTTCTAGTTGAAAGACAAGCATTAAATGAAGCGATGGAAGGAGAAAAGCAT GGTCATCATCACATGCCTGAGACTCGAGGACTCTGCCTGTCTGAAGAACAGACCATTAGCACT ATTTCAAGGCGGCCAAGGATTGGTGGTTATCGGATTTTGGATATGTTTACAGAACCTTACAGGTTAATTCGACGATGTGAAGTGACAGCTATTCTAATCTTGTATGGTCTTCCTAG GTTGTTGACTGGTTCAATTTTGGCTCATGAAATGATGCATGCATGGCTGAGGCTTAAAG GTTATCCGAGTTTAAGTCCAGAAGTTGAAGAAGGCATATGCCAAGTATTAGCTCACATGTGGTTGGACTCTGAAATTATAGCTGGTTCTGGTAGTAGTTCAACTTCTGCATCTTCCTCTGCATCCTCATCGTCCTCTTCATCACCATCTACTTCATCAAAGAAAGGGAAACGATCAGACTTTGAGAAGAAACTGGGTGATTTTTTCAAGCACCAGATTGAATCAGATACCTCAGCAGCTTATGGGGATGGATTCAGAGAAGGTAATAAGGCAGTGCTCAAGTATGGTCTCAAGACGACACTTGATCATATGCGGCTTACAGGAACCTTCCCGTGTTAA
- the LOC132046909 gene encoding protein DA1-related 1 isoform X7: protein MGWLEKIFGGSSHKISGGQYHGGYEGGQYHGGYDGGQYHGGYEDSTIWDGPTTSVDALSDFDKEEIDCAIALSLAEEDQKGKKVIEEDQKAKKVIESEPNLEEDEALAKALQESLNMEPPPPSPPRYDYGSLFPPLSYSFPYGYRVCAGCNAEIGHGRYLSCMGAVWHPECFRCQACNQPISDYEFSMSDNRPYHKSCYKEQHHPKCDVCKNFIPTNSAGLIEYRAHPFWLQKYCPSHENDGTPRCCSCERMEPVDARYLILDDGRKLCLECCDSAIMDTHECQPLYLEIQEFYEGLNMKVEQQIPLLLVERQALNEAMEGEKHGHHHMPETRGLCLSEEQTISTISRRPRIGGYRILDMFTEPYRLIRRCEVTAILILYGLPRLLTGSILAHEMMHAWLRLKGYPSLSPEVEEGICQVLAHMWLDSEIIAGSGSSSTSASSSASSSSSSSPSTSSKKGKRSDFEKKLGDFFKHQIESDTSAAYGDGFREGNKAVLKYGLKTTLDHMRLTGTFPC from the exons ATGGGCTGGCTTGAAAAGATATTTGGAGGTTCCTCACACAAGATCTCTGGCGGGCAATATCATGGGGGGTATGAGGGTGGGCAATATCACGGGGGCTATGATGGAGGGCAATATCACGGAGGATACGAGGATAGTACAATTTGGGATGGACCAACTACTTCAGTG GATGCATTATCAGATTTTGATAAAGAAGAAATTGATTGTGCCATTGCACTTTCTCTAGCAGAAGAGGATCAGAAAGGGAAAAAAGTAATCG AAGAGGATCAGAAAGCGAAAAAAGTAATCG AGAGTGAACCCAACTTGGAGGAAGACGAGGCGCTCGCCAAGGCCCTTCAGGAAAGTTTGAATATGGAGCCGCCTCCACCATCACCACCTCGATATGATTATGGAAGTCTCTTTCCACCACtctcatactcatttccatatggGTATAG GGTTTGTGCCGGTTGCAATGCTGAAATTGGTCATGGAAGATATTTAAGTTGCATGGGAGCTGTTTGGCATCCAGAGTGTTTCCGTTGTCAAGCTTGCAATCAACCAATTTCTGACTATGAG TTTTCGATGTCAGATAACCGTCCTTACCATAAATCATGCTACAAAGAACAGCATCACCCAAAATGTGATGTTTGCAAGAACTTT ATTCCAACAAATTCGGCTGGTCTAATTGAATATAGGGCTCATCCTTTCTGGCTTCAGAAGTATTGCCCATCACATGAAAATGATGGGACACCTCGTTGTTGCAGTTGTGAGAGAATGGAG CCCGTAGATGCCAGATATCTGATACTTGATGATGGTAGGAAGCTGTGTCTAGAGTGCTGTGACTCTGCGATAATGGACACTCATGAATGTCAACCCCTTTATCTTGAGATACAAGAATTTTATGAAGGTTTAAATATGAAAGTTGAGCAGCAAATTCCTTTGCTTCTAGTTGAAAGACAAGCATTAAATGAAGCGATGGAAGGAGAAAAGCAT GGTCATCATCACATGCCTGAGACTCGAGGACTCTGCCTGTCTGAAGAACAGACCATTAGCACT ATTTCAAGGCGGCCAAGGATTGGTGGTTATCGGATTTTGGATATGTTTACAGAACCTTACAGGTTAATTCGACGATGTGAAGTGACAGCTATTCTAATCTTGTATGGTCTTCCTAG GTTGTTGACTGGTTCAATTTTGGCTCATGAAATGATGCATGCATGGCTGAGGCTTAAAG GTTATCCGAGTTTAAGTCCAGAAGTTGAAGAAGGCATATGCCAAGTATTAGCTCACATGTGGTTGGACTCTGAAATTATAGCTGGTTCTGGTAGTAGTTCAACTTCTGCATCTTCCTCTGCATCCTCATCGTCCTCTTCATCACCATCTACTTCATCAAAGAAAGGGAAACGATCAGACTTTGAGAAGAAACTGGGTGATTTTTTCAAGCACCAGATTGAATCAGATACCTCAGCAGCTTATGGGGATGGATTCAGAGAAGGTAATAAGGCAGTGCTCAAGTATGGTCTCAAGACGACACTTGATCATATGCGGCTTACAGGAACCTTCCCGTGTTAA
- the LOC132046909 gene encoding protein DA1-related 1 isoform X2, with translation MGWLEKIFGGSSHKISGGQYHGGYEGGQYHGGYDGGQYHGGYEDSTIWDGPTTSVDALSDFDKEEIDCAIALSLAEEDQKGKKVIAEEDHKAKKEIEEDQKAKKVIESEPNLEEDEALAKALQESLNMEPPPPSPPRYDYGSLFPPLSYSFPYGYRVCAGCNAEIGHGRYLSCMGAVWHPECFRCQACNQPISDYEFSMSDNRPYHKSCYKEQHHPKCDVCKNFIPTNSAGLIEYRAHPFWLQKYCPSHENDGTPRCCSCERMEPVDARYLILDDGRKLCLECCDSAIMDTHECQPLYLEIQEFYEGLNMKVEQQIPLLLVERQALNEAMEGEKHGHHHMPETRGLCLSEEQTISTISRRPRIGGYRILDMFTEPYRLIRRCEVTAILILYGLPRLLTGSILAHEMMHAWLRLKGYPSLSPEVEEGICQVLAHMWLDSEIIAGSGSSSTSASSSASSSSSSSPSTSSKKGKRSDFEKKLGDFFKHQIESDTSAAYGDGFREGNKAVLKYGLKTTLDHMRLTGTFPC, from the exons ATGGGCTGGCTTGAAAAGATATTTGGAGGTTCCTCACACAAGATCTCTGGCGGGCAATATCATGGGGGGTATGAGGGTGGGCAATATCACGGGGGCTATGATGGAGGGCAATATCACGGAGGATACGAGGATAGTACAATTTGGGATGGACCAACTACTTCAGTG GATGCATTATCAGATTTTGATAAAGAAGAAATTGATTGTGCCATTGCACTTTCTCTAGCAGAAGAGGATCAGAAAGGGAAAAAAGTAATCG CAGAAGAGGATCATAAAGCGAAAAAAGAAATCG AAGAGGATCAGAAAGCGAAAAAAGTAATCG AGAGTGAACCCAACTTGGAGGAAGACGAGGCGCTCGCCAAGGCCCTTCAGGAAAGTTTGAATATGGAGCCGCCTCCACCATCACCACCTCGATATGATTATGGAAGTCTCTTTCCACCACtctcatactcatttccatatggGTATAG GGTTTGTGCCGGTTGCAATGCTGAAATTGGTCATGGAAGATATTTAAGTTGCATGGGAGCTGTTTGGCATCCAGAGTGTTTCCGTTGTCAAGCTTGCAATCAACCAATTTCTGACTATGAG TTTTCGATGTCAGATAACCGTCCTTACCATAAATCATGCTACAAAGAACAGCATCACCCAAAATGTGATGTTTGCAAGAACTTT ATTCCAACAAATTCGGCTGGTCTAATTGAATATAGGGCTCATCCTTTCTGGCTTCAGAAGTATTGCCCATCACATGAAAATGATGGGACACCTCGTTGTTGCAGTTGTGAGAGAATGGAG CCCGTAGATGCCAGATATCTGATACTTGATGATGGTAGGAAGCTGTGTCTAGAGTGCTGTGACTCTGCGATAATGGACACTCATGAATGTCAACCCCTTTATCTTGAGATACAAGAATTTTATGAAGGTTTAAATATGAAAGTTGAGCAGCAAATTCCTTTGCTTCTAGTTGAAAGACAAGCATTAAATGAAGCGATGGAAGGAGAAAAGCAT GGTCATCATCACATGCCTGAGACTCGAGGACTCTGCCTGTCTGAAGAACAGACCATTAGCACT ATTTCAAGGCGGCCAAGGATTGGTGGTTATCGGATTTTGGATATGTTTACAGAACCTTACAGGTTAATTCGACGATGTGAAGTGACAGCTATTCTAATCTTGTATGGTCTTCCTAG GTTGTTGACTGGTTCAATTTTGGCTCATGAAATGATGCATGCATGGCTGAGGCTTAAAG GTTATCCGAGTTTAAGTCCAGAAGTTGAAGAAGGCATATGCCAAGTATTAGCTCACATGTGGTTGGACTCTGAAATTATAGCTGGTTCTGGTAGTAGTTCAACTTCTGCATCTTCCTCTGCATCCTCATCGTCCTCTTCATCACCATCTACTTCATCAAAGAAAGGGAAACGATCAGACTTTGAGAAGAAACTGGGTGATTTTTTCAAGCACCAGATTGAATCAGATACCTCAGCAGCTTATGGGGATGGATTCAGAGAAGGTAATAAGGCAGTGCTCAAGTATGGTCTCAAGACGACACTTGATCATATGCGGCTTACAGGAACCTTCCCGTGTTAA
- the LOC132046909 gene encoding protein DA1-related 1 isoform X4 → MGWLEKIFGGSSHKISGGQYHGGYEGGQYHGGYDGGQYHGGYEDSTIWDGPTTSVDALSDFDKEEIDCAIALSLAEEDQKGKKVIEEDHKAKKEIEEDQKAKKVIESEPNLEEDEALAKALQESLNMEPPPPSPPRYDYGSLFPPLSYSFPYGYRVCAGCNAEIGHGRYLSCMGAVWHPECFRCQACNQPISDYEFSMSDNRPYHKSCYKEQHHPKCDVCKNFIPTNSAGLIEYRAHPFWLQKYCPSHENDGTPRCCSCERMEPVDARYLILDDGRKLCLECCDSAIMDTHECQPLYLEIQEFYEGLNMKVEQQIPLLLVERQALNEAMEGEKHGHHHMPETRGLCLSEEQTISTISRRPRIGGYRILDMFTEPYRLIRRCEVTAILILYGLPRLLTGSILAHEMMHAWLRLKGYPSLSPEVEEGICQVLAHMWLDSEIIAGSGSSSTSASSSASSSSSSSPSTSSKKGKRSDFEKKLGDFFKHQIESDTSAAYGDGFREGNKAVLKYGLKTTLDHMRLTGTFPC, encoded by the exons ATGGGCTGGCTTGAAAAGATATTTGGAGGTTCCTCACACAAGATCTCTGGCGGGCAATATCATGGGGGGTATGAGGGTGGGCAATATCACGGGGGCTATGATGGAGGGCAATATCACGGAGGATACGAGGATAGTACAATTTGGGATGGACCAACTACTTCAGTG GATGCATTATCAGATTTTGATAAAGAAGAAATTGATTGTGCCATTGCACTTTCTCTAGCAGAAGAGGATCAGAAAGGGAAAAAAGTAATCG AAGAGGATCATAAAGCGAAAAAAGAAATCG AAGAGGATCAGAAAGCGAAAAAAGTAATCG AGAGTGAACCCAACTTGGAGGAAGACGAGGCGCTCGCCAAGGCCCTTCAGGAAAGTTTGAATATGGAGCCGCCTCCACCATCACCACCTCGATATGATTATGGAAGTCTCTTTCCACCACtctcatactcatttccatatggGTATAG GGTTTGTGCCGGTTGCAATGCTGAAATTGGTCATGGAAGATATTTAAGTTGCATGGGAGCTGTTTGGCATCCAGAGTGTTTCCGTTGTCAAGCTTGCAATCAACCAATTTCTGACTATGAG TTTTCGATGTCAGATAACCGTCCTTACCATAAATCATGCTACAAAGAACAGCATCACCCAAAATGTGATGTTTGCAAGAACTTT ATTCCAACAAATTCGGCTGGTCTAATTGAATATAGGGCTCATCCTTTCTGGCTTCAGAAGTATTGCCCATCACATGAAAATGATGGGACACCTCGTTGTTGCAGTTGTGAGAGAATGGAG CCCGTAGATGCCAGATATCTGATACTTGATGATGGTAGGAAGCTGTGTCTAGAGTGCTGTGACTCTGCGATAATGGACACTCATGAATGTCAACCCCTTTATCTTGAGATACAAGAATTTTATGAAGGTTTAAATATGAAAGTTGAGCAGCAAATTCCTTTGCTTCTAGTTGAAAGACAAGCATTAAATGAAGCGATGGAAGGAGAAAAGCAT GGTCATCATCACATGCCTGAGACTCGAGGACTCTGCCTGTCTGAAGAACAGACCATTAGCACT ATTTCAAGGCGGCCAAGGATTGGTGGTTATCGGATTTTGGATATGTTTACAGAACCTTACAGGTTAATTCGACGATGTGAAGTGACAGCTATTCTAATCTTGTATGGTCTTCCTAG GTTGTTGACTGGTTCAATTTTGGCTCATGAAATGATGCATGCATGGCTGAGGCTTAAAG GTTATCCGAGTTTAAGTCCAGAAGTTGAAGAAGGCATATGCCAAGTATTAGCTCACATGTGGTTGGACTCTGAAATTATAGCTGGTTCTGGTAGTAGTTCAACTTCTGCATCTTCCTCTGCATCCTCATCGTCCTCTTCATCACCATCTACTTCATCAAAGAAAGGGAAACGATCAGACTTTGAGAAGAAACTGGGTGATTTTTTCAAGCACCAGATTGAATCAGATACCTCAGCAGCTTATGGGGATGGATTCAGAGAAGGTAATAAGGCAGTGCTCAAGTATGGTCTCAAGACGACACTTGATCATATGCGGCTTACAGGAACCTTCCCGTGTTAA
- the LOC132046909 gene encoding protein DA1-related 1 isoform X6 translates to MGWLEKIFGGSSHKISGGQYHGGYEGGQYHGGYDGGQYHGGYEDSTIWDGPTTSVDALSDFDKEEIDCAIALSLAEEDQKGKKVIAEEDHKAKKEIESEPNLEEDEALAKALQESLNMEPPPPSPPRYDYGSLFPPLSYSFPYGYRVCAGCNAEIGHGRYLSCMGAVWHPECFRCQACNQPISDYEFSMSDNRPYHKSCYKEQHHPKCDVCKNFIPTNSAGLIEYRAHPFWLQKYCPSHENDGTPRCCSCERMEPVDARYLILDDGRKLCLECCDSAIMDTHECQPLYLEIQEFYEGLNMKVEQQIPLLLVERQALNEAMEGEKHGHHHMPETRGLCLSEEQTISTISRRPRIGGYRILDMFTEPYRLIRRCEVTAILILYGLPRLLTGSILAHEMMHAWLRLKGYPSLSPEVEEGICQVLAHMWLDSEIIAGSGSSSTSASSSASSSSSSSPSTSSKKGKRSDFEKKLGDFFKHQIESDTSAAYGDGFREGNKAVLKYGLKTTLDHMRLTGTFPC, encoded by the exons ATGGGCTGGCTTGAAAAGATATTTGGAGGTTCCTCACACAAGATCTCTGGCGGGCAATATCATGGGGGGTATGAGGGTGGGCAATATCACGGGGGCTATGATGGAGGGCAATATCACGGAGGATACGAGGATAGTACAATTTGGGATGGACCAACTACTTCAGTG GATGCATTATCAGATTTTGATAAAGAAGAAATTGATTGTGCCATTGCACTTTCTCTAGCAGAAGAGGATCAGAAAGGGAAAAAAGTAATCG CAGAAGAGGATCATAAAGCGAAAAAAGAAATCG AGAGTGAACCCAACTTGGAGGAAGACGAGGCGCTCGCCAAGGCCCTTCAGGAAAGTTTGAATATGGAGCCGCCTCCACCATCACCACCTCGATATGATTATGGAAGTCTCTTTCCACCACtctcatactcatttccatatggGTATAG GGTTTGTGCCGGTTGCAATGCTGAAATTGGTCATGGAAGATATTTAAGTTGCATGGGAGCTGTTTGGCATCCAGAGTGTTTCCGTTGTCAAGCTTGCAATCAACCAATTTCTGACTATGAG TTTTCGATGTCAGATAACCGTCCTTACCATAAATCATGCTACAAAGAACAGCATCACCCAAAATGTGATGTTTGCAAGAACTTT ATTCCAACAAATTCGGCTGGTCTAATTGAATATAGGGCTCATCCTTTCTGGCTTCAGAAGTATTGCCCATCACATGAAAATGATGGGACACCTCGTTGTTGCAGTTGTGAGAGAATGGAG CCCGTAGATGCCAGATATCTGATACTTGATGATGGTAGGAAGCTGTGTCTAGAGTGCTGTGACTCTGCGATAATGGACACTCATGAATGTCAACCCCTTTATCTTGAGATACAAGAATTTTATGAAGGTTTAAATATGAAAGTTGAGCAGCAAATTCCTTTGCTTCTAGTTGAAAGACAAGCATTAAATGAAGCGATGGAAGGAGAAAAGCAT GGTCATCATCACATGCCTGAGACTCGAGGACTCTGCCTGTCTGAAGAACAGACCATTAGCACT ATTTCAAGGCGGCCAAGGATTGGTGGTTATCGGATTTTGGATATGTTTACAGAACCTTACAGGTTAATTCGACGATGTGAAGTGACAGCTATTCTAATCTTGTATGGTCTTCCTAG GTTGTTGACTGGTTCAATTTTGGCTCATGAAATGATGCATGCATGGCTGAGGCTTAAAG GTTATCCGAGTTTAAGTCCAGAAGTTGAAGAAGGCATATGCCAAGTATTAGCTCACATGTGGTTGGACTCTGAAATTATAGCTGGTTCTGGTAGTAGTTCAACTTCTGCATCTTCCTCTGCATCCTCATCGTCCTCTTCATCACCATCTACTTCATCAAAGAAAGGGAAACGATCAGACTTTGAGAAGAAACTGGGTGATTTTTTCAAGCACCAGATTGAATCAGATACCTCAGCAGCTTATGGGGATGGATTCAGAGAAGGTAATAAGGCAGTGCTCAAGTATGGTCTCAAGACGACACTTGATCATATGCGGCTTACAGGAACCTTCCCGTGTTAA
- the LOC132046909 gene encoding protein DA1-related 1 isoform X8: MGWLEKIFGGSSHKISGGQYHGGYEGGQYHGGYDGGQYHGGYEDSTIWDGPTTSVDALSDFDKEEIDCAIALSLAEEDQKGKKVIEEDHKAKKEIESEPNLEEDEALAKALQESLNMEPPPPSPPRYDYGSLFPPLSYSFPYGYRVCAGCNAEIGHGRYLSCMGAVWHPECFRCQACNQPISDYEFSMSDNRPYHKSCYKEQHHPKCDVCKNFIPTNSAGLIEYRAHPFWLQKYCPSHENDGTPRCCSCERMEPVDARYLILDDGRKLCLECCDSAIMDTHECQPLYLEIQEFYEGLNMKVEQQIPLLLVERQALNEAMEGEKHGHHHMPETRGLCLSEEQTISTISRRPRIGGYRILDMFTEPYRLIRRCEVTAILILYGLPRLLTGSILAHEMMHAWLRLKGYPSLSPEVEEGICQVLAHMWLDSEIIAGSGSSSTSASSSASSSSSSSPSTSSKKGKRSDFEKKLGDFFKHQIESDTSAAYGDGFREGNKAVLKYGLKTTLDHMRLTGTFPC; encoded by the exons ATGGGCTGGCTTGAAAAGATATTTGGAGGTTCCTCACACAAGATCTCTGGCGGGCAATATCATGGGGGGTATGAGGGTGGGCAATATCACGGGGGCTATGATGGAGGGCAATATCACGGAGGATACGAGGATAGTACAATTTGGGATGGACCAACTACTTCAGTG GATGCATTATCAGATTTTGATAAAGAAGAAATTGATTGTGCCATTGCACTTTCTCTAGCAGAAGAGGATCAGAAAGGGAAAAAAGTAATCG AAGAGGATCATAAAGCGAAAAAAGAAATCG AGAGTGAACCCAACTTGGAGGAAGACGAGGCGCTCGCCAAGGCCCTTCAGGAAAGTTTGAATATGGAGCCGCCTCCACCATCACCACCTCGATATGATTATGGAAGTCTCTTTCCACCACtctcatactcatttccatatggGTATAG GGTTTGTGCCGGTTGCAATGCTGAAATTGGTCATGGAAGATATTTAAGTTGCATGGGAGCTGTTTGGCATCCAGAGTGTTTCCGTTGTCAAGCTTGCAATCAACCAATTTCTGACTATGAG TTTTCGATGTCAGATAACCGTCCTTACCATAAATCATGCTACAAAGAACAGCATCACCCAAAATGTGATGTTTGCAAGAACTTT ATTCCAACAAATTCGGCTGGTCTAATTGAATATAGGGCTCATCCTTTCTGGCTTCAGAAGTATTGCCCATCACATGAAAATGATGGGACACCTCGTTGTTGCAGTTGTGAGAGAATGGAG CCCGTAGATGCCAGATATCTGATACTTGATGATGGTAGGAAGCTGTGTCTAGAGTGCTGTGACTCTGCGATAATGGACACTCATGAATGTCAACCCCTTTATCTTGAGATACAAGAATTTTATGAAGGTTTAAATATGAAAGTTGAGCAGCAAATTCCTTTGCTTCTAGTTGAAAGACAAGCATTAAATGAAGCGATGGAAGGAGAAAAGCAT GGTCATCATCACATGCCTGAGACTCGAGGACTCTGCCTGTCTGAAGAACAGACCATTAGCACT ATTTCAAGGCGGCCAAGGATTGGTGGTTATCGGATTTTGGATATGTTTACAGAACCTTACAGGTTAATTCGACGATGTGAAGTGACAGCTATTCTAATCTTGTATGGTCTTCCTAG GTTGTTGACTGGTTCAATTTTGGCTCATGAAATGATGCATGCATGGCTGAGGCTTAAAG GTTATCCGAGTTTAAGTCCAGAAGTTGAAGAAGGCATATGCCAAGTATTAGCTCACATGTGGTTGGACTCTGAAATTATAGCTGGTTCTGGTAGTAGTTCAACTTCTGCATCTTCCTCTGCATCCTCATCGTCCTCTTCATCACCATCTACTTCATCAAAGAAAGGGAAACGATCAGACTTTGAGAAGAAACTGGGTGATTTTTTCAAGCACCAGATTGAATCAGATACCTCAGCAGCTTATGGGGATGGATTCAGAGAAGGTAATAAGGCAGTGCTCAAGTATGGTCTCAAGACGACACTTGATCATATGCGGCTTACAGGAACCTTCCCGTGTTAA